The segment TTGTAGAGTCTAAGAACATGGGTGGAGTGCCTATTGTAACTCAGACATTTGGCTCTGGAGCAGAAGCTCTTGCCTTCTTACCAGCCAGAGATCCAATCAATGAGGTATATGATGCTATCTATGCTGACTTAGATGATGCTGTTGCTAAACTTGGGGCCATCTCCAATGTGGGGAGAGCCTCTAAAGTAGCAGCCCAGGCACTTTACTCCAGAGTAGCTCTTTATAGAAAAGACTACCCTAAAGTAATTGAGATGTCAACTGCAGTAATTACTGCCAGAGGAACCACGTTAGCCACTCCGGCAAACTATGTAGCCAGCTGGTCTGAAGCAACTAATCCTGAAACCATATTTCATGTGGCATTTCAAACACCTGCTGAAAACATTGGGGTAAATGAGTCTTTACAGACCACCTTCACAACCTTGGTAGTGAGAGGAGACCGTACAAGAACAGGTGGTTTTGGTGACTTAGTGCCTACTCCTACTCTTTTGACAGACTTGGGGATTACTATGGCCTTGAATCCTGCTACTGCTACTTCTCCTGCAGTTAATTCTAACGGAACTGCTACTGCGGCCATAGCTTCCCGCTCTTCTGACGTACGTAACTTGCTTTTTGAGGTAGGTACTAGTGGTAGAGGAAACCCTTGGGTAGAGACTACTAAGTTCCTTGGCAAAAATGGTGAAATCAACTTGGACCACATACCTGTGATCCGTATAGCCGAAATGTATTTGAACAGGGCAGAAGCTTATGCCAATACAGGGAACCTGGTTGCTGCTTTGGCAGATGTGAATACAATCAGAACTAACAGAGGATTGGCCCCAAGTGTAGCGGCTACAAGTGCTGCTCTGAACACAGAGATCTTGTTGCAACGTCGTTTAGAATTTGCCTTTGAAGGACACCGGTTCTTTGACCTTAAACGATTGGGAATGGATATTAATAAACCCGCTCTAGGTACTACAGTCGCCTTTACAGAAGACGTGATATTACCTGCCATTCCTTTGAATGATGTTGGCGGTAATCCAAACCTGAAACAAAATCCTGGCTATTAATTGATATCAGACATGAAGAAGTTTTTATATTTATTTGCTTTTGCAGCTCTTTTACTAAACTCTTGCATAGAGAACGAGGAGATTCTGTGGGAAGGCAGCTTAGTAGAATTTGATGCAGCCACGTATAATGCCCGTTCAGTTGTGGGTGGAGTGTCAAAAGACTACACCTTACTAACCCGTAGACCTCAATACGGTAGAAGTGTTTTGACCAGTGCTACTGGTGGTTTCGCCGCAGATACGGTTATTACCAGAACCTGGGCTGCCACTAATGGGGTTTTCAGACTACGCGTTAATTTGGTTGGGCCTCAGAGAAGTGAAGCTCAAACTGTGCCTTATGTAGTAGTAGAAGAAGAAACTACGGCTGTACAGGGTAGACATTATGGCGCTCTTACTGGTACTGTGACCATACCTGCTAACTCAAGCTTTGGCTATGTAGAAATTCCAATCTTGAACCCAGGTGCACCTGCTGCGGGTTCGCCAACCTCTGTAAGGTTAGTACTTGAATTGCGTGGTAATGACGTATTGGCTCCAAGTCCTAAATATGACCGGATAGGAATTAATATAAACCAATAGGAAGTTTTATCCCATAAAAAAAGCCCCAGATTTATTTCTGGGGCTTTTTTTATGGGATAAAAGCTAAATAAACATTGGAGTACTATGACTAACTAACCCCCTTTCTATAACTTGTCTTGTCAAACAGAACTAACATCAGCATGATTAAAACCAATTATAAAGCCATAGCTCTTTCCCTGATGGGACTAGCACTTTTCTTTTCAGGAGCCTTTGTAGGCAGGACGCTGGAAGTAGAGAAGATTACCGTGCCAATGGTACAAAGTGCCCAAAAACTTTTGGGACTTGACTTCAAGCCTAGTCAACTTGACACTGCCCTTACGGAACTCACAGACCTACGGCAAAGCTATATCCGTTTGCGGGAAGCTAAGCTGGAGAACAGTGTACCGCCT is part of the Rufibacter tibetensis genome and harbors:
- a CDS encoding RagB/SusD family nutrient uptake outer membrane protein; amino-acid sequence: MRKSFLYRIGAVVLSASMAFSTVSCEDLLDIDPKTAIDAGTALTTGDGVRSAILGAYTPLKNLTMYGNRLITLPEALSDNGRATNKSGRLVNEARNALNAHFTHWGTAYDAIQRINLVLAALPALQDPTVTADNKAAFEGELKFLRALYHFDLVRSYAYIPGAVVESKNMGGVPIVTQTFGSGAEALAFLPARDPINEVYDAIYADLDDAVAKLGAISNVGRASKVAAQALYSRVALYRKDYPKVIEMSTAVITARGTTLATPANYVASWSEATNPETIFHVAFQTPAENIGVNESLQTTFTTLVVRGDRTRTGGFGDLVPTPTLLTDLGITMALNPATATSPAVNSNGTATAAIASRSSDVRNLLFEVGTSGRGNPWVETTKFLGKNGEINLDHIPVIRIAEMYLNRAEAYANTGNLVAALADVNTIRTNRGLAPSVAATSAALNTEILLQRRLEFAFEGHRFFDLKRLGMDINKPALGTTVAFTEDVILPAIPLNDVGGNPNLKQNPGY
- a CDS encoding DUF4843 domain-containing protein; amino-acid sequence: MKKFLYLFAFAALLLNSCIENEEILWEGSLVEFDAATYNARSVVGGVSKDYTLLTRRPQYGRSVLTSATGGFAADTVITRTWAATNGVFRLRVNLVGPQRSEAQTVPYVVVEEETTAVQGRHYGALTGTVTIPANSSFGYVEIPILNPGAPAAGSPTSVRLVLELRGNDVLAPSPKYDRIGININQ